The proteins below are encoded in one region of Acidimicrobiales bacterium:
- a CDS encoding FUSC family protein: MFGTAQRRAVRAGTSATVAFYLGWVVIDNPELAVFATLSVIGLLVLADFGGSPGRQARAYALATVLAAALVALGTAVSEHTFAAAGLLFVVALCVSLSTAVGRNVATGANGVLLFFLVACAVPASLSALESRVYGVLLGGGISLLAALIIWPQRPLNRLRPALADAVDTLATRIGRLSQRREDAADSFAEPVRDALASAGPDRLAVGERPTLATERDHAQLRVGYGLSRVQLMLERLSQRPVLSRGVADAERILARELRQVLEATAAALRGERPPPAVDEALDAGRAHRERSDAALVRDLTLGGAGDTLAVGADRSLLAGELATSVGGVVQDARVVVGTDRHPARVGSLSEGFARRVEAVLDRLVAIVSSTLSTRSVVLQNSLRLAVALSLARLVGGVLEVENGFWVLFATLSVMRTSAIRTGATALQAVLGTLIGFAVGVPLLLAIGTRGHLHLYVLPIVIVGGLLAGSINVVWGQAGFTVLVSVLFDLVEPTGWEIGVIRVQDVVIGAAAGVLLGLAVWPRGAAGQLAKSLGEAVEACGDLVAATVLRRLHPTGLEQLSPLRSSVRAKALRADGVLAVFLTERPNAEEITIWEQMSVFVHTRWYGAEMLARQSVVPPPAEAANLVDSLAERVDELHAAHSAVGAAIARRERPPPVRARIDVDHLDRRSRELAARPPSDDPWAERGVVEILRTRALVAEITISLTRLRDLVAEKTWSSAEPDAADAVTTATS, from the coding sequence ATGTTCGGCACCGCGCAGCGGCGCGCGGTGCGGGCCGGGACCAGCGCGACGGTCGCCTTCTATCTGGGCTGGGTCGTGATCGACAACCCCGAGCTCGCGGTGTTCGCAACGCTGAGCGTGATCGGGCTGCTGGTCCTGGCCGACTTCGGGGGCAGCCCGGGACGGCAGGCACGCGCCTACGCCCTTGCGACGGTACTCGCCGCCGCGCTGGTCGCGCTGGGAACCGCCGTCTCCGAGCACACGTTCGCGGCCGCCGGGCTGCTGTTCGTGGTCGCGCTGTGCGTCTCGCTGTCCACTGCAGTAGGCCGCAACGTGGCCACGGGCGCGAACGGCGTTCTACTGTTCTTCCTCGTTGCCTGCGCCGTCCCCGCATCGCTCAGCGCGCTGGAATCCCGGGTCTACGGCGTCCTCCTCGGCGGCGGTATCTCGCTGTTGGCGGCCCTGATCATCTGGCCACAGCGCCCGCTGAACCGCCTGCGCCCGGCGCTTGCCGACGCCGTCGACACGCTCGCAACCCGCATAGGACGGTTGAGCCAACGTCGGGAGGATGCAGCCGACTCGTTCGCCGAGCCCGTCCGCGACGCGCTTGCCAGCGCGGGGCCGGACCGCCTGGCGGTCGGCGAGCGCCCCACGCTGGCCACAGAGCGCGACCACGCACAGCTGCGCGTGGGCTACGGCCTCAGCCGCGTGCAGCTGATGTTGGAGCGACTCTCGCAGCGGCCAGTGCTCTCACGGGGCGTCGCCGACGCCGAGCGGATCCTGGCTCGGGAGCTGCGTCAGGTGCTCGAGGCGACCGCCGCGGCTCTGCGCGGCGAGCGCCCGCCGCCAGCGGTCGACGAGGCCCTCGATGCCGGACGCGCGCACCGGGAACGCAGCGACGCGGCGCTCGTCCGCGACCTCACCCTTGGGGGAGCCGGCGACACGCTCGCTGTCGGGGCCGACCGCTCGCTGCTCGCCGGCGAGCTCGCCACCTCGGTGGGCGGAGTGGTTCAGGACGCCCGCGTGGTGGTCGGCACCGACCGCCACCCGGCTCGCGTCGGCTCGTTGAGCGAGGGGTTCGCGCGCCGCGTGGAGGCCGTGCTCGACCGCCTGGTGGCGATCGTATCCTCGACCCTCAGCACCCGCTCTGTCGTGCTCCAGAACAGCTTGCGCCTGGCGGTCGCGTTGTCCCTCGCACGGCTGGTGGGCGGGGTGCTCGAGGTCGAGAACGGCTTCTGGGTCCTGTTCGCCACGCTGAGCGTCATGCGCACGAGCGCCATTCGAACAGGCGCCACCGCGCTTCAGGCCGTGCTCGGCACCCTGATCGGCTTCGCGGTTGGCGTCCCGCTGCTGCTGGCGATAGGCACCAGAGGTCACCTCCACCTCTATGTGCTTCCGATCGTCATCGTCGGCGGGTTGCTGGCCGGGTCGATCAACGTGGTGTGGGGGCAGGCGGGGTTCACCGTGCTCGTGTCTGTCCTCTTCGACCTCGTCGAGCCGACCGGCTGGGAGATCGGGGTCATCCGCGTCCAGGATGTCGTGATCGGCGCTGCGGCGGGCGTGCTGCTCGGTCTGGCGGTGTGGCCGCGGGGCGCCGCCGGACAGTTGGCGAAATCGCTCGGCGAGGCCGTCGAGGCGTGCGGGGACCTGGTGGCCGCTACCGTGCTGCGCCGCCTGCACCCGACCGGCCTGGAGCAGCTATCGCCCCTGCGCTCCAGCGTGCGGGCGAAGGCGCTGCGCGCCGACGGCGTGCTCGCCGTGTTCCTCACCGAGCGGCCCAACGCCGAGGAGATCACGATCTGGGAGCAGATGTCGGTGTTCGTGCACACGCGCTGGTACGGAGCCGAGATGCTGGCGCGTCAGTCGGTGGTGCCACCCCCGGCGGAGGCCGCGAACCTGGTCGACTCGCTGGCGGAGCGTGTGGACGAGCTTCACGCCGCCCATTCCGCGGTCGGCGCCGCCATCGCCCGGCGCGAGCGACCGCCCCCGGTGCGGGCGCGGATCGACGTCGACCACCTCGACAGGAGGTCGCGCGAGCTGGCGGCCCGCCCTCCCTCGGACGATCCCTGGGCCGAGCGGGGAGTGGTCGAGATCCTGCGAACGCGCGCGCTGGTCGCGGAGATCACGATCTCGCTGACCCGGCTGCGCGACCTGGTCGCCGAGAAGACCTGGTCGTCGGCCGAGCCTGATGCAGCCGATGCCGTCACCACAGCGACCAGCTAA
- a CDS encoding ABC transporter permease encodes MKSAALVEPRVASAESTLIAGSKTWRQFPSRVATFCLVELQKIRHDRTELVTRAVQPVLWLVIFGETFTRLRAIPSGHKPYLDFLAPGIIAQAGLFVAIFYGIQIIWERDAGVLTKLLVTPTPRSALILGKSFAAGIRALAQAIVVLVLSAILGVALSVNPLDILGSFVIVMLGAAFFSCLSMTVAGVVLKRDRLMGIGQMITMPLFFASSALYPVSIMPEWLRALSRVNPLSYEVDGLRGMLIGSPAHVGLDFLVLSAAGLVGVATASSLVSRLAR; translated from the coding sequence GTGAAATCCGCAGCACTCGTAGAACCGCGGGTCGCCTCGGCTGAGTCGACGCTCATTGCTGGTTCGAAAACATGGCGCCAGTTCCCGAGCCGAGTGGCCACGTTCTGCCTCGTCGAGCTCCAGAAGATCCGCCATGACCGCACGGAGCTGGTTACTCGAGCCGTCCAGCCCGTGTTGTGGTTGGTCATCTTCGGCGAGACCTTCACCCGGCTTCGGGCCATTCCCAGCGGACACAAGCCATATCTCGACTTTCTGGCGCCGGGGATCATCGCCCAGGCAGGTCTCTTCGTTGCCATCTTCTACGGGATACAGATCATCTGGGAGCGCGACGCCGGGGTGCTTACGAAGCTGCTCGTCACACCAACGCCCCGGTCCGCTCTGATCCTCGGCAAGTCGTTTGCCGCCGGCATTCGGGCCTTGGCCCAGGCGATAGTGGTGCTCGTGTTGTCGGCCATCCTCGGCGTCGCACTCTCGGTGAACCCGCTGGACATCCTCGGTTCCTTCGTCATCGTGATGCTGGGGGCGGCATTCTTCTCCTGTCTTTCGATGACCGTTGCCGGCGTGGTGCTCAAGCGGGATCGCTTGATGGGCATCGGCCAGATGATCACGATGCCCTTGTTCTTCGCCTCGAGCGCTCTGTATCCGGTGAGCATCATGCCGGAGTGGCTTCGCGCTCTCAGCCGGGTCAACCCGCTCAGCTATGAGGTCGATGGTCTGCGTGGGATGCTCATCGGATCGCCGGCCCACGTGGGCTTGGACTTTCTCGTCCTCAGTGCCGCCGGACTGGTGGGTGTGGCCACAGCTTCGTCTCTGGTCAGTCGCCTCGCCCGGTAG
- a CDS encoding ATP-binding cassette domain-containing protein, whose product MAVDDVDLTVCQGEVFGLLGPNGAGKTTTIRVINTLLPVQAGVVEVLGHDVSRSPMAVRRLIGYVPQQLSVEAALTGRENVTWFARLFDVPRRERKRRVADALDVMGLGDAADRLASSYSGGMIRRLELAQALVNRPALLVLDEPTVGLDPVARDGVWLRVEELRQTTGMTVLLTTHYMEEADALCDRVALMHLGRIRSEGAPDELKAGLGAGSTLEDVFRHYSGDTLSGEEERKGGLREIRSTRRTAGRLG is encoded by the coding sequence GTGGCTGTAGACGATGTCGACCTCACGGTCTGTCAGGGTGAGGTGTTCGGCCTGCTCGGTCCCAACGGGGCTGGTAAGACGACGACGATCCGGGTTATCAACACCCTCCTGCCGGTCCAGGCTGGAGTCGTCGAGGTGCTAGGACACGACGTGAGCCGTTCCCCGATGGCGGTGCGTCGACTCATCGGCTATGTGCCGCAGCAGCTCTCGGTCGAGGCCGCCCTCACCGGGCGAGAGAACGTGACCTGGTTCGCCCGGCTCTTCGATGTGCCGCGCCGCGAGCGTAAGCGACGTGTGGCCGATGCCCTCGACGTGATGGGGCTCGGTGACGCGGCCGACCGGCTGGCCTCGTCGTACTCGGGCGGCATGATCCGACGGCTCGAGCTCGCCCAGGCCCTCGTCAATCGCCCAGCTCTACTCGTGCTCGATGAGCCGACCGTCGGCCTCGACCCAGTAGCTCGCGACGGCGTCTGGCTTCGGGTCGAGGAGCTCAGGCAGACGACGGGCATGACCGTGCTGCTCACCACGCATTACATGGAGGAAGCCGACGCACTCTGCGATCGCGTCGCCCTCATGCATCTGGGGCGAATTCGCAGCGAAGGAGCCCCTGACGAGCTGAAGGCCGGCCTGGGCGCCGGATCGACGCTCGAGGACGTCTTCCGCCACTACAGCGGCGACACCCTGAGCGGCGAGGAAGAGAGGAAGGGAGGTCTTCGTGAAATCCGCAGCACTCGTAGAACCGCGGGTCGCCTCGGCTGA
- a CDS encoding MarR family winged helix-turn-helix transcriptional regulator gives MAGSRSNDLRRGDRQRLADELLTNMASIRRAGRREAERPVELSTLTGAQLELLRLVRRRPGVSIADAAQDLRLAPNTVSTLVRQLTDEGMILRRVHGSDRRVARLELSADIRRKVDAWRDRRVVGLGDAVGRLPPEDQRRLIDAVPMLARLAEHLEEQGTGR, from the coding sequence ATGGCGGGCAGCAGATCGAACGACCTGCGCCGCGGCGATCGACAGCGCCTGGCCGACGAGCTGCTCACCAACATGGCGTCGATCCGCCGTGCCGGCCGTCGCGAGGCGGAACGGCCGGTGGAGCTGTCGACTCTGACCGGTGCACAGCTGGAGCTCCTCCGTTTGGTTCGGCGCCGCCCGGGGGTGTCGATCGCAGATGCGGCGCAGGACCTGAGGTTGGCGCCTAACACCGTCAGCACGCTCGTGCGTCAGCTGACCGACGAGGGCATGATCCTGCGCCGCGTACACGGGTCGGATCGCCGGGTAGCCCGGCTGGAGCTGTCGGCCGACATCCGTCGAAAGGTCGACGCCTGGAGAGATCGCCGCGTCGTAGGCCTCGGCGACGCCGTCGGGCGGCTCCCACCCGAGGACCAGCGGAGGCTGATTGACGCCGTGCCGATGCTTGCTCGCCTCGCGGAGCATCTCGAAGAGCAGGGAACCGGCCGGTGA